Proteins encoded within one genomic window of Brienomyrus brachyistius isolate T26 chromosome 22, BBRACH_0.4, whole genome shotgun sequence:
- the rpl3 gene encoding 60S ribosomal protein L3, producing MSHRKFSAPRHGSLGFLPRKRSRRHRGKVKSFPRDDSSKPVHLTAFLGYKAGMTHIVREVDRPGSKVNKKEVVEAVTVVETPPMVIVGVVGYVQTPRGLRSLKTIFAEHISDECKRRFYKNWYKSKKKAFTKYCKKWQDEEGKKQLEKDFASMKKYCQVIRVIAHTQMRLLPLRQKKSHLMEVQLNGGSISDKVDWAREKLEQAVPVSNVFGQDEMIDVIGVTKGHGYKGVTSRWHTKKLPRKTHRGLRKVACIGAWHPARVAFSVARAGQKGYHHRTEINKKIYKIGQGYHTKDGKLVKNNASTDYDISNKSINPLGGFVHYGEVTNDFVMLKGCVVGTKKRVLTLRKSLLVQTSRRAQEKIDLKFIDTTSKFGHGRFQTLEEKKAFMGVLKKDRIAKEETA from the exons TCCCACCGTAAGTTTTCGGCGCCTCGCCACGGGTCCCTGGGGTTCCTTCCCCGCAAAAGAAGCCGACGTCACCGTGGCAAGGTGAAGAGCTTCCCCCGCGATGACTCCAGCAAGCCCGTCCACCTTACCGCTTTCCTGGGCTACAAGGCGGGCATGACCCACATCGTGCGCGAGGTCGACAGACCGGGGTCCA AGGTAAACAAGAAGGAGGTGGTGGAGGCAGTGACGGTGGTGGAGACGCCTCCTATGGTCATCGTGGGTGTTGTGGGGTACGTCCAGACCCCACGTGGCCTGAGGTCTTTGAAGACTATCTTTGCTGAGCACATCAGTGATGAGTGCAAGCGGCGCTTCTACAAGAACTG GTACAAGTCCAAGAAGAAGGCCTTCACCAAGTACTGCAAGAAGTGGCAGGACGAAGAGGGCAAGAAGCAGCTGGAGAAGGACTTTGCCTCCATGAAGAAGTACTGCCAGGTCATCCGTGTCATTGCCCACACCCAG ATGCGCCTGCTGCCCTTGAGGCAGAAGAAGTCTCATCTGATGGAAGTGCAGCTCAACGGGGGATCCATCTCTGACAAGGTGGACTGGGCCCGGGAGAAGCTGGAGCAGGCCGTGCCTGTCAGCAATGTCTTCGGCCAGGACGAGATGATCGATGTCATTGGTGTCACAAAGGGTCACGGTTACAAAG GTGTCACCAGCCGTTGGCACACCAAGAAGCTCCCCCGCAAGACCCACCGTGGTCTGCGCAAGGTGGCCTGTATTGGGGCCTGGCACCCGGCCCGCGTGGCCTTCTCAGTGGCCCGTGCCGGTCAGAAGGGATACCACCACCGCACCGAAATCAACAAGAAG ATCTACAAAATTGGCCAGGGTTACCACACCAAGGATGGCAAGCTGGTGAAGAACAATGCTTCCACAGATTATGACATCTCCAACAAGAGCATCAACCCACTG GGTGGATTTGTTCACTACGGTGAGGTGACCAACGACTTTGTCATGCTGAAGGGTTGTGTTGTTGGGACCAAGAAGAGGGTGCTCACTCTGCGCAAG TCCCTTCTGGTGCAGACGAGTCGTCGTGCCCAGGAGAAGATTGACCTCAAGTTCATCGACACAACATCCAAGTTTGGACATGGTCGCTTCCAGACCTTGGAGGAAAAGAAGGCCTTCATG GGAGTGCTCAAGAAGGACCGCATTGCCAAGGAGGAGACGGCCTAA